The Rhabdothermincola sediminis genome window below encodes:
- a CDS encoding 5'-3' exonuclease, which yields MRVHLVDGTYELFRYYFALPSHVTASAQEVAAVRGVVGSLLGLLEEGATHVGVATDHVIESYRNDLWPGYKSSAGVPADLLSQFPILEEALQAAGFVVWPMVELEADDALAAAAADLAADPRVEQVLICTPDKDLAQCVSGQRVVQLDRRRGIVLDEAAVVAKFGVPPASIPDYLALVGDSADGFPGLPGFGAKSAAALLARWGHLEAIPADGAAWDANVRGATKLAATLRERWADALLFRRIATLERDAITVDDVEALRWRGPRDEFASVARRIDAESLVARALRIAAARGG from the coding sequence GTGCGCGTCCACCTCGTCGACGGCACCTACGAGCTGTTCCGCTACTACTTCGCGCTGCCGTCGCACGTCACGGCCTCCGCTCAGGAAGTGGCCGCGGTGCGGGGGGTGGTCGGCTCGCTGCTCGGCCTGCTCGAAGAGGGCGCGACGCACGTCGGGGTGGCCACCGACCACGTGATCGAGTCGTATCGCAACGACCTCTGGCCGGGCTACAAGTCGAGCGCCGGGGTGCCCGCCGACCTGCTGTCGCAATTCCCGATCCTGGAGGAAGCCTTGCAGGCCGCGGGCTTCGTGGTTTGGCCGATGGTGGAGCTCGAGGCCGATGACGCGCTGGCCGCGGCGGCAGCCGATCTCGCCGCAGACCCCCGGGTGGAGCAGGTGCTCATCTGCACTCCCGACAAGGACCTCGCCCAGTGCGTCTCGGGCCAGCGGGTCGTGCAGCTCGATCGCCGCCGGGGCATCGTGCTCGACGAGGCCGCGGTGGTGGCCAAGTTCGGTGTGCCCCCGGCGTCGATCCCCGACTACCTGGCGCTGGTGGGTGACAGCGCCGACGGCTTCCCTGGCCTGCCCGGCTTCGGGGCCAAGTCGGCCGCCGCGCTGCTGGCCCGCTGGGGGCACCTCGAGGCCATCCCAGCGGACGGGGCGGCCTGGGACGCGAACGTCCGCGGGGCCACGAAGCTGGCGGCGACCCTGCGTGAACGCTGGGCCGACGCGCTGCTGTTCCGCCGGATCGCCACCCTGGAACGCGACGCCATCACGGTCGACGACGTGGAGGCGCTTCGTTGGCGCGGTCCGCGTGATGAGTTCGCATCCGTCGCTCGGCGCATCGATGCCGAGTCACTGGTGGCCCGCGCCTTGCGGATCGCGGCGGCCCGCGGGGGTTGA
- a CDS encoding acyl-CoA carboxylase subunit beta: MTERLEELAKRKEEALHPGSERAVQRQHEKGKMLARERIEYLLDPGSFHELDMLARHRAFNSGIEERPYTDGVITGWGTIDGRKVFVFSQDFTVFGGALGEVFAEKIHKVMDLALSVGAPVIGLNDGAGARIQEGVVSLASYGGIFYRNVLASGVTPQISVILGPCAGGAVYSPAMTDFIFMVESTSHMFITGPDVVKTVTGEEVTLEELGGARSHATKSGVATFVAPDEKTCLDDVRYLLSFLPSNNLEPPPYYEPTDDPERRCPELIDLMPASPNMPYDMKQVIAAVVDDGDFFEYFPSWAGSIVCGFARLDGHPVGVVGNQPMQLAGVLDIESSEKAARFVRTCDAFNIPLVTFVDVPGFLPGVDQEYGGIIRHGAKLLYAYCEATVPRIQVITRKAYGGAYVVMNSKSIGADLAFAWPSAELAVMGPQGAVEILYRRELQAAADPIARRNELVEEYTERFANPYVAAERGFVDDVIDPADTRIKLIAGLELLRTKREELPKRKHGNIPL, translated from the coding sequence ATGACCGAGCGGCTCGAGGAGCTGGCCAAGCGCAAGGAGGAGGCTCTCCACCCGGGGTCCGAGCGCGCCGTCCAGCGTCAGCACGAGAAGGGCAAGATGCTCGCCCGCGAGCGCATCGAGTACCTGCTCGACCCCGGTTCGTTCCACGAGCTCGACATGCTCGCCCGGCACCGGGCTTTCAACAGCGGCATCGAGGAGCGGCCCTACACCGACGGGGTGATCACCGGCTGGGGCACCATCGACGGCCGCAAGGTCTTCGTGTTCTCCCAGGACTTCACGGTCTTCGGCGGCGCGCTGGGGGAGGTCTTCGCGGAGAAGATCCACAAGGTGATGGACCTGGCCCTGTCGGTGGGTGCCCCGGTGATCGGGCTGAACGACGGTGCCGGCGCCCGAATCCAGGAAGGTGTGGTCTCGCTCGCCTCCTACGGCGGGATCTTTTACCGCAACGTCCTGGCGTCGGGGGTCACGCCCCAGATCTCGGTGATCCTCGGTCCGTGCGCGGGCGGCGCGGTGTACAGCCCGGCGATGACCGACTTCATCTTCATGGTCGAATCGACATCGCACATGTTCATCACCGGGCCGGACGTGGTGAAGACGGTCACCGGCGAAGAAGTGACGCTCGAGGAGCTCGGCGGCGCCCGGAGCCACGCCACGAAGTCGGGTGTGGCCACCTTCGTGGCCCCCGACGAGAAGACCTGCCTGGACGACGTCCGTTACCTGTTGTCGTTCCTGCCATCGAACAACCTCGAGCCGCCGCCGTACTACGAACCCACCGACGATCCCGAGCGCCGCTGTCCGGAGCTGATCGACCTCATGCCGGCCAGCCCGAACATGCCCTACGACATGAAGCAGGTCATCGCCGCGGTCGTCGACGACGGTGACTTCTTCGAGTACTTCCCGAGCTGGGCTGGGAGCATCGTGTGCGGCTTCGCCCGCCTCGACGGCCACCCGGTGGGGGTGGTCGGCAACCAGCCGATGCAGCTGGCGGGGGTGCTGGACATCGAGTCGTCGGAGAAGGCGGCCCGGTTCGTGCGGACCTGCGACGCGTTCAACATCCCGCTCGTCACGTTCGTGGACGTGCCCGGTTTCCTGCCCGGGGTGGACCAGGAATACGGCGGCATCATCCGCCACGGCGCCAAGCTGCTCTACGCCTACTGCGAGGCGACCGTGCCCCGCATCCAGGTCATCACCCGCAAGGCCTACGGCGGGGCCTACGTGGTGATGAACTCCAAGTCGATCGGCGCTGATCTCGCGTTCGCCTGGCCGTCGGCCGAGCTGGCGGTCATGGGCCCGCAAGGCGCGGTCGAGATCCTCTACCGGCGCGAGCTGCAGGCAGCCGCCGATCCGATCGCCCGCCGCAACGAGCTGGTGGAGGAGTACACGGAGCGCTTCGCCAACCCGTACGTGGCCGCCGAGCGAGGCTTCGTGGACGACGTGATCGACCCGGCCGACACCAGGATCAAGCTGATCGCCGGCCTGGAGCTGCTCCGCACGAAGCGTGAGGAGCTCCCAAAGCGCAAGCACGGGAACATCCCGCTGTGA
- a CDS encoding DivIVA domain-containing protein, translating to MALTPEEIEGRRFPLVARGYDPKQVDRFLTEVAASYRYAMHHLLPGVHRHADTSTSGDGGHELHQRVSAEVADILRAAERVGESLRSEADQEAAEIRSAAAADAARIRAEADQQRQQAKKALLRAQQQAETLVREAERQAEERLALVEAEAEQRAHRVLAGVRRRAEQMVRAEQAAVERLRAVRDEIDTAIVRVAGSETEPVVDLTSGEPVVRIGDFPPGAPSGREPEDSGSAADTDSTPEHRHPSAGREHPHLTAGTPSDRDVDEERERDSLRRMVRAAVLRAAEHAAADADHPGPPARQTVRDQDGVVGRQAVGTPTGHPSASDPGDSPGSH from the coding sequence GTGGCGCTCACGCCGGAGGAGATCGAAGGTCGCCGGTTCCCGCTGGTGGCCAGGGGCTACGACCCGAAACAGGTCGATCGCTTCCTCACCGAGGTGGCCGCGTCCTATCGGTATGCGATGCACCATCTGCTCCCGGGTGTGCACCGCCATGCCGACACCTCTACCTCCGGCGATGGCGGCCACGAGCTGCATCAGCGGGTGAGCGCCGAGGTTGCCGACATCCTGCGGGCGGCCGAGCGGGTCGGCGAGTCCCTGCGCTCGGAGGCCGATCAGGAGGCCGCCGAGATCCGCTCCGCGGCCGCCGCCGACGCGGCCCGCATCCGGGCCGAGGCCGACCAGCAGCGTCAGCAGGCCAAGAAAGCGTTGCTGCGGGCACAGCAGCAGGCCGAGACCCTCGTGCGGGAAGCCGAGCGCCAGGCGGAGGAGCGCCTGGCGCTAGTGGAGGCCGAAGCCGAGCAGCGCGCCCACCGAGTCCTCGCCGGGGTACGCCGCCGGGCCGAGCAGATGGTGCGCGCCGAGCAGGCCGCCGTCGAACGGTTGCGGGCCGTGCGCGACGAGATCGACACCGCGATCGTCCGGGTGGCGGGCTCGGAGACCGAGCCCGTGGTCGATCTCACCTCAGGCGAGCCGGTGGTCCGGATCGGGGACTTCCCGCCGGGCGCCCCGAGCGGCCGGGAGCCCGAGGACTCCGGCTCGGCCGCCGACACCGACTCGACGCCGGAACACCGCCATCCCTCCGCCGGTCGGGAACACCCACACCTCACGGCTGGGACGCCCTCGGATCGGGACGTCGACGAGGAACGAGAGCGGGATTCCCTGCGTCGGATGGTTCGAGCAGCGGTCCTGCGGGCCGCCGAGCACGCCGCCGCGGACGCCGATCATCCCGGCCCGCCCGCCAGGCAGACCGTCCGGGATCAGGACGGGGTTGTTGGCCGACAAGCAGTGGGTACGCCAACCGGCCACCCGAGTGCCTCGGACCCAGGGGACTCGCCGGGCAGCCACTGA
- a CDS encoding TIGR00730 family Rossman fold protein encodes MRPIERLCVYCGSSLGTDPVFAEAAVALGELIVAEGLTLVYGGASVGLMGVLADTVLAAGGEVIGVIPSWLVESEIAHPGLSELHVVETMQERKLLMAELSDAFVALPGGFGTLEELFEAVTASQVGLHTKPTGLLEVGDFFDSLLAFLDHAVAVGVLRAENRRLLLTASSPRALLDQLRAWPGRVDQLTPGTPGRRG; translated from the coding sequence ATGCGGCCGATCGAGCGCCTCTGCGTGTATTGCGGGTCGAGCCTCGGGACGGACCCGGTGTTCGCCGAGGCCGCGGTGGCCCTCGGGGAGCTGATCGTGGCGGAGGGCCTCACCCTCGTCTACGGCGGCGCGAGCGTGGGGCTCATGGGCGTGCTCGCCGACACCGTGCTGGCGGCGGGGGGCGAGGTGATCGGGGTCATCCCGTCGTGGCTGGTGGAATCCGAGATCGCGCACCCGGGCCTCTCCGAGCTGCACGTGGTCGAGACCATGCAGGAGCGCAAGCTGCTGATGGCAGAGCTGTCGGACGCCTTCGTGGCCCTACCTGGGGGCTTCGGCACCCTCGAGGAGCTCTTCGAGGCGGTGACCGCCTCCCAGGTCGGTCTCCACACCAAGCCCACCGGCCTGCTCGAGGTGGGCGACTTCTTCGACTCGCTCCTCGCCTTCTTGGACCACGCGGTGGCCGTGGGCGTCCTGCGAGCGGAGAACCGGCGCCTCCTGCTCACCGCCTCGTCCCCCCGAGCGCTGCTCGACCAGCTCCGGGCCTGGCCGGGGCGGGTCGACCAGCTGACCCCGGGGACACCGGGACGCCGGGGATAG
- the recR gene encoding recombination mediator RecR: protein MYAGPVQDLIDELGRLPGVGPKSAQRIAFHLLKVPAEDALRLSRAIIEAKERVTFCTRCFNLAEGQECSICTDDRRDPSLICVVEESRDIVAVEKTGEFRGRYHVLQGAISPIEGIGPDQLRVKELLARLEPEGVQEVILCTNPNIEGEATAMYLGRLLKPLGVKVTRIASGLPVGGDLEYADELTLGRALEGRREVDAG, encoded by the coding sequence ATGTACGCGGGGCCGGTGCAGGACCTGATCGACGAGCTCGGTCGGCTGCCCGGTGTGGGGCCCAAGTCGGCCCAGCGCATTGCCTTCCACCTGCTGAAGGTGCCAGCGGAAGACGCCCTGCGCCTGTCGCGGGCGATCATCGAGGCCAAAGAGCGGGTCACCTTCTGTACCCGCTGCTTCAACCTCGCCGAAGGCCAGGAGTGCTCGATCTGTACCGACGACCGCCGGGACCCGTCGCTGATCTGTGTCGTCGAGGAGTCCCGTGACATCGTGGCCGTGGAGAAGACGGGCGAGTTCCGTGGTCGCTATCACGTCCTCCAGGGAGCGATCAGCCCCATCGAGGGCATCGGTCCCGACCAGCTCCGGGTGAAGGAGCTGCTGGCCCGCCTCGAGCCGGAGGGGGTGCAGGAGGTGATCTTGTGCACCAACCCCAACATCGAGGGCGAGGCCACCGCGATGTACCTGGGGCGGTTGCTCAAGCCGCTCGGCGTCAAGGTGACCCGCATCGCCTCCGGGCTGCCAGTCGGCGGTGACCTGGAGTACGCCGACGAGCTCACGCTCGGCCGGGCTCTCGAGGGTCGCCGGGAGGTCGACGCGGGCTGA
- the ccrA gene encoding crotonyl-CoA carboxylase/reductase — protein MQEIVEAIQSGAPGEELANLPLPESYRAAVVLEAEQDMWEGVESGDKDPRKSLHIQDVTLPELAPDEAVIAVMASSINFNTVWTSIFEPLPTFGFLKRLGKESVWGARHDQPFHIVGSDASGVVLRVGSAVRNWRPGDRVTVHCNYVDDQDPSAHNDSMLAANQRIWGFETNYGGLAELSVVKANQLMPKPAHLTWEEAAVNALCNSTSYRMLVSPHAAGMKQGDAVLIWGATGGLGGYAVQYVLNGGGTPVGVVSSPEKGEILKAMGCEAVIDRKAAGYRFWKDEHTQDESEWRRLGKDIRALIGRDVDIVFEHPGRQTFGASVFVAARGGTVVTCAATSGYMIEYDNRHLWMKLKRIVSSHFANYAEAWAANQLICEGKVQPILSAVYPLDQTGEAAYQVHKNLHEGKIGVLCLAPKEGLGIDDPAFREEVGEDKITLFRRHGA, from the coding sequence ATGCAGGAGATCGTCGAAGCCATCCAGTCGGGCGCGCCGGGCGAGGAGCTCGCCAACCTTCCGCTCCCGGAGTCTTACCGGGCCGCGGTCGTGCTCGAGGCGGAGCAGGATATGTGGGAGGGCGTCGAGTCCGGTGACAAGGACCCGCGCAAGTCCCTCCACATCCAGGACGTCACCCTCCCCGAGCTGGCACCTGATGAAGCGGTGATCGCGGTGATGGCCAGCTCCATCAACTTCAACACCGTCTGGACGTCCATCTTCGAGCCGCTCCCCACCTTCGGCTTCCTGAAGCGTCTCGGCAAGGAGAGCGTGTGGGGGGCTCGCCACGACCAACCGTTCCACATCGTCGGATCGGATGCGTCCGGCGTCGTGCTCCGGGTTGGCTCCGCGGTGCGCAACTGGCGCCCGGGCGACCGGGTGACCGTCCACTGCAACTACGTGGACGATCAGGACCCTTCGGCCCACAACGACTCGATGCTGGCCGCGAACCAGCGCATCTGGGGCTTCGAGACCAACTACGGGGGCCTCGCGGAGCTGTCGGTGGTCAAGGCCAACCAGCTCATGCCCAAGCCGGCGCACCTCACCTGGGAAGAGGCCGCGGTCAACGCCCTGTGCAACTCCACGAGCTACCGGATGCTGGTGTCGCCCCACGCTGCGGGCATGAAGCAGGGCGACGCGGTGCTCATCTGGGGAGCCACCGGCGGCCTCGGCGGGTACGCGGTCCAGTACGTGCTCAACGGCGGTGGCACGCCCGTTGGGGTGGTCTCCTCACCCGAGAAGGGCGAGATCCTCAAGGCCATGGGCTGCGAGGCGGTCATCGACCGTAAGGCGGCCGGCTACCGGTTCTGGAAAGACGAGCACACCCAGGACGAGAGCGAGTGGCGCCGCCTGGGCAAGGACATCCGGGCGCTCATCGGTCGGGACGTCGACATCGTCTTCGAGCACCCCGGGCGCCAGACCTTCGGGGCGTCGGTGTTCGTCGCCGCTCGGGGTGGCACCGTCGTGACCTGCGCCGCCACGAGCGGGTACATGATCGAGTACGACAACCGCCACCTCTGGATGAAGCTGAAGCGGATCGTAAGCTCCCATTTCGCGAACTACGCCGAGGCCTGGGCCGCGAACCAGCTGATCTGCGAGGGCAAGGTGCAACCGATCCTCTCGGCGGTCTACCCGCTCGACCAGACCGGCGAAGCCGCGTACCAGGTCCACAAGAACCTCCACGAAGGCAAGATCGGCGTGCTGTGCCTCGCCCCGAAGGAGGGGCTCGGCATCGACGATCCGGCCTTCCGCGAGGAGGTCGGCGAGGACAAGATCACCCTCTTCCGCCGCCACGGCGCTTAG
- a CDS encoding metallophosphoesterase family protein: MELTSVADDSAVVHDGLDVRRYEDLEPDHLYEYDGFAFRTLERPGGELLCRFATVNDVHFGETECGIIEGLEMGPIFSVDDGEEPYPETMNRGAIHEIEQIDPSVVVVKGDLTSLGTREEYELFLEYYGEAFGDRLVHVRGNHDAYHGETFASDAPLVVELPGVTLAVLDTSRVRRANGYLSDESLVWLRDLAASTDGPVLVFGHHHVWSPESAQRPESYFGINPDDSERLVEIFAAHRNLRGYFAGHTHRNRVRRFGLTHDVPWVEVACVKDYPGAWAEYRVYEGGILQVFHRISTPEALVWTEKTRHMFNGTYAEYALGELTDRCFVITT; encoded by the coding sequence ATGGAGCTCACCTCGGTGGCCGACGACAGCGCGGTCGTCCACGACGGTCTCGATGTCCGCCGGTACGAGGACCTCGAACCCGATCACCTCTATGAGTACGACGGCTTCGCCTTCCGTACCCTCGAGCGCCCGGGAGGTGAGCTGCTGTGCCGGTTCGCCACCGTCAACGACGTGCACTTCGGCGAGACGGAGTGCGGCATCATCGAGGGCCTCGAGATGGGCCCCATCTTCAGCGTGGATGACGGCGAGGAGCCCTACCCGGAGACCATGAACCGGGGGGCCATCCACGAGATCGAGCAGATCGACCCCAGCGTGGTGGTGGTGAAAGGTGATCTCACCTCACTCGGCACCCGCGAGGAGTACGAGCTGTTCCTCGAGTACTACGGCGAGGCGTTCGGCGACCGCCTGGTGCACGTCCGGGGCAACCACGACGCCTATCACGGTGAGACGTTCGCCTCCGACGCCCCTCTCGTCGTCGAGCTGCCCGGGGTCACGTTGGCCGTGCTCGACACCTCACGGGTTCGGCGAGCCAACGGCTACCTTTCGGATGAGTCGCTGGTGTGGCTGCGTGACCTGGCGGCCAGCACGGATGGCCCGGTGCTGGTGTTCGGTCACCACCACGTCTGGAGCCCGGAGTCCGCGCAGCGGCCCGAGAGCTACTTCGGCATCAACCCCGACGACAGCGAGCGCCTGGTCGAGATCTTCGCCGCCCACCGGAACCTGCGCGGCTACTTCGCAGGGCACACCCACCGCAACCGGGTGCGCCGCTTCGGCCTCACCCATGACGTGCCCTGGGTGGAGGTGGCCTGCGTGAAGGACTATCCGGGGGCCTGGGCCGAGTACCGGGTGTACGAGGGAGGGATCCTGCAGGTCTTCCACCGCATCTCCACCCCCGAGGCCCTGGTGTGGACGGAGAAGACCCGGCACATGTTCAACGGCACCTACGCCGAGTACGCGCTCGGCGAGCTCACCGACCGCTGCTTCGTCATCACCACCTGA
- a CDS encoding YbaB/EbfC family nucleoid-associated protein, with protein MSDQPSMPDFDALLSQAMQMQQQVMAAQAEAAARQVTGVAGGGAVEVDVTGALEFIAVRIAPEAVDPDDVDLLEDLVLAALHDATAKVHALQAESLGGFGELLAESGLGGVLGGPVMDVAAGEDLDEDSGEGPGEAHPPERG; from the coding sequence GTGAGCGACCAGCCTTCCATGCCCGACTTCGACGCCTTGTTGTCGCAGGCGATGCAGATGCAACAACAGGTGATGGCGGCCCAGGCCGAGGCGGCGGCACGCCAGGTCACCGGGGTGGCGGGGGGCGGCGCGGTGGAGGTCGACGTCACCGGCGCGCTCGAGTTCATCGCGGTGCGCATCGCGCCGGAGGCGGTCGACCCCGACGACGTCGACTTGCTCGAGGACCTCGTACTCGCAGCCCTGCACGACGCGACGGCCAAGGTCCACGCACTCCAGGCCGAATCTCTGGGCGGGTTCGGTGAGCTGCTCGCCGAGTCGGGGCTCGGTGGGGTGCTGGGTGGTCCGGTGATGGACGTCGCCGCCGGCGAGGACCTCGACGAGGACTCGGGTGAGGGTCCCGGCGAGGCCCATCCGCCCGAGCGGGGTTGA
- the mce gene encoding methylmalonyl-CoA epimerase yields the protein MSPVSARIPGQDGDENEAAESAAVSPLLTEIDHVAIAVNDLGAAIDYYRDTFGAVVDHREIVDSDGVEEALLKVAESYIQLLTPTRDDSPVAKFLERKGEGLHHIGYRVKDCAAALQAVKDQGGRVIDEAPRPGSRGTTVAFVHPKTAFGTLIELVQE from the coding sequence ATGAGCCCGGTGAGTGCCCGCATCCCAGGTCAAGACGGCGACGAGAACGAGGCCGCCGAGTCGGCCGCCGTCTCCCCGTTGCTGACCGAGATCGACCACGTGGCCATCGCGGTCAACGACCTCGGTGCGGCGATCGATTACTACCGCGACACCTTCGGGGCGGTCGTCGACCATCGGGAGATCGTCGACAGCGACGGCGTCGAGGAGGCGCTGTTGAAGGTGGCGGAGAGCTACATCCAGCTTCTGACGCCCACCCGGGACGACTCACCCGTCGCCAAGTTCCTGGAGCGCAAGGGTGAGGGGTTGCACCACATCGGGTACCGGGTGAAGGACTGCGCGGCGGCCTTGCAGGCGGTGAAGGATCAGGGCGGGAGGGTCATCGACGAGGCGCCTCGCCCCGGGTCGAGGGGGACGACCGTGGCGTTCGTGCACCCCAAGACCGCGTTCGGCACCCTCATCGAGCTCGTCCAGGAGTAG
- a CDS encoding acetyl-CoA C-acetyltransferase — protein sequence MAGSVIVAGARTPIGKLSGGLSSFAATELGGFAIKAALERASVAPDQVDYVFMGQVLLAGAGQITARQAAVNAGIPMSVPATTVNKVCLSGLNSIYLADLMISQGDADIVVAGGMESMTNAPYLLPGARAGYRMGDQTVVDSMMHDGLFCAFDQCAMGAGTEKYAASAGIDRASQDELAAQSHERAATAQKDGLFDDEIVPVEVPQRKGDPIVVREDEGVRPGTTVESLAALRPAFDKAGNITAGNASQISDGAAAVIVMSKAKAEELGVAPLGEIVGYGQVAGPDPSLLTQPSRAIKVAAESAGIKVTDIDLFELNEAFAAVGVASMADLGITAEVTNVNGGAIALGHPIGMSGTRLALHLLLELKRRGGGLGAAALCGGGGQGDGIIVRAL from the coding sequence ATGGCTGGTTCCGTCATCGTCGCCGGCGCTCGCACACCGATCGGCAAGCTCTCGGGGGGCTTGTCATCGTTCGCCGCCACCGAGCTCGGTGGCTTCGCCATCAAGGCCGCGCTCGAGCGGGCGAGCGTCGCCCCCGACCAGGTCGACTACGTGTTCATGGGCCAGGTGCTGCTCGCCGGGGCCGGCCAGATCACTGCCCGCCAGGCAGCGGTCAACGCGGGCATCCCGATGAGCGTGCCCGCCACCACCGTCAACAAGGTGTGCCTGTCCGGCCTCAACAGCATCTACCTCGCCGACCTGATGATCAGCCAGGGTGATGCGGACATCGTGGTGGCCGGGGGTATGGAGTCCATGACCAACGCCCCCTACCTGCTGCCCGGAGCCCGCGCGGGTTACCGGATGGGTGATCAGACGGTCGTCGACTCGATGATGCACGACGGGCTGTTCTGCGCCTTCGACCAGTGCGCCATGGGCGCGGGCACCGAGAAGTACGCGGCGTCCGCCGGGATCGATCGTGCCTCGCAGGACGAGCTGGCTGCCCAGTCCCACGAGCGGGCGGCCACCGCCCAGAAGGACGGGCTCTTCGACGATGAGATCGTGCCTGTCGAGGTGCCGCAGCGGAAGGGCGATCCCATCGTCGTGCGCGAGGACGAAGGCGTGCGTCCCGGCACCACCGTGGAGTCGCTGGCGGCGTTGCGCCCGGCATTCGACAAGGCCGGCAACATCACGGCCGGCAATGCCTCACAGATCTCCGACGGCGCGGCGGCGGTGATCGTGATGTCCAAGGCCAAGGCCGAGGAGCTCGGCGTCGCCCCACTGGGCGAGATCGTCGGCTACGGGCAGGTGGCCGGCCCGGACCCGTCACTGCTCACCCAGCCGTCCAGGGCGATCAAAGTGGCCGCGGAGTCAGCCGGGATCAAGGTGACCGACATCGACCTGTTCGAGCTGAACGAGGCCTTCGCCGCGGTCGGGGTGGCATCGATGGCCGATCTCGGCATCACGGCGGAGGTCACCAACGTCAACGGGGGGGCCATCGCCCTCGGCCACCCGATCGGCATGTCAGGAACCCGGCTGGCACTCCATCTGCTCCTCGAGCTCAAGCGCCGCGGCGGCGGTCTCGGTGCTGCCGCCCTCTGCGGTGGCGGCGGACAGGGCGACGGCATCATCGTCAGGGCGCTGTGA
- a CDS encoding ATP-dependent DNA ligase: MDLPVAPPVAPMLARAIHSLDELPDGDYLFEPKWDGFRCIVFRDGDQIVLGSRNDRPLTRYFPELVDPLRAQLPARCVLDGELVVVTGHGLDFDALQQRIHPAVSRIERLARETPASFVAFDVLAIGDRSLTEAPFRERRHALAELLAAAVSPLYLTPATTDRSVAHDWFVRFEGAGFDGVMAKPLDGHYEQDRRVQFKVKHLRTADCVVAGFRTHKHGDGVGSLLLGLYDERGTLHHVGVATSFTAKRRAELVGEIEPYRDRALDSHPWRAWYLAEARADGTAGRMPGAPSRWSGGKDLSWTPLRPERVCEVAYDHLQGDRFRHATRLVRWRDDKAPEQCTYAQLEEVAPAELSALFDLRR, from the coding sequence ATGGACCTGCCCGTCGCGCCGCCGGTCGCCCCGATGCTGGCCCGAGCGATCCACAGCCTGGACGAGCTTCCCGACGGCGACTACCTGTTCGAGCCCAAGTGGGACGGCTTCCGCTGCATCGTGTTCCGCGACGGCGACCAGATCGTGCTGGGCAGCCGCAACGACCGGCCGCTGACCCGCTACTTCCCCGAGCTGGTCGATCCCCTGCGAGCCCAGCTCCCGGCGCGATGCGTGCTCGACGGCGAGCTGGTCGTCGTGACCGGCCACGGGCTCGACTTCGACGCGCTCCAGCAGCGCATCCATCCCGCGGTGTCCCGCATCGAACGCCTCGCCCGGGAGACGCCGGCATCGTTCGTGGCCTTCGACGTGCTGGCGATCGGTGACCGCTCCCTGACCGAGGCCCCGTTCCGCGAGCGCCGCCACGCACTGGCCGAGCTGCTCGCCGCCGCAGTGTCACCGCTGTACCTCACGCCCGCCACCACCGACCGATCGGTCGCGCACGACTGGTTCGTCCGCTTCGAGGGCGCGGGATTCGACGGCGTGATGGCCAAGCCGCTCGACGGGCACTACGAGCAGGACCGGCGAGTCCAGTTCAAGGTGAAGCACCTGCGCACCGCCGACTGCGTGGTCGCCGGGTTCCGCACCCACAAGCATGGCGACGGCGTGGGATCGCTGCTGCTCGGCCTGTACGACGAGCGGGGAACGCTGCACCACGTGGGCGTGGCCACGTCGTTCACCGCGAAGCGGCGGGCCGAACTCGTGGGGGAGATCGAGCCCTACCGGGACCGCGCCCTGGACAGCCATCCCTGGCGTGCGTGGTACCTGGCGGAGGCCCGCGCCGACGGCACCGCCGGTCGGATGCCCGGTGCCCCCAGCCGCTGGAGTGGAGGCAAGGACCTGTCGTGGACGCCGCTCCGCCCCGAGCGGGTGTGCGAGGTCGCCTACGACCACCTCCAGGGTGACCGCTTCCGGCACGCCACCCGGCTGGTCCGCTGGCGTGACGACAAGGCCCCCGAGCAGTGCACCTACGCGCAGCTCGAGGAGGTGGCCCCTGCCGAGCTGAGCGCGCTGTTCGACCTCCGGCGCTAG